From Heteronotia binoei isolate CCM8104 ecotype False Entrance Well chromosome 3, APGP_CSIRO_Hbin_v1, whole genome shotgun sequence, a single genomic window includes:
- the HSPA13 gene encoding heat shock 70 kDa protein 13, with amino-acid sequence MAGEMTVLGSAILTLLLAGYLAQQYLPMPTPKVIGVDLGTTYCSVGVFLPGTGQVKVIPDENGHNSIPSIVSFTEKDVYVGYDGLELADSNPQNTVYDAKRFIGKIFTPEELTWESRRYPFKILNNKGAAEFSIATNETYNITPEYIGSQLLLKLKRMSEDYLGMPVSKAVISVPAEFDERQRNYTIKAASLAGLEILRVINEPTAAAMAYGLHKVDVSNVLVVDLGGGTLDVSLLNKQGGMFLTRAMAGNNMLGGQDFNQRLLLYLYNEIHQMYGSVPTKKEEIHRLRQAVEAVKLNLTIHNFSTIRVPLTMQKKNHHEHLQEEKQAYSKQDEDFSEDDHSVKDNMRERETLSSTSKQILFETQVSRKLFETLNEDLFEKILVPIEQVLKEGHLDKSEVDEIVLVGGSTRIPRIRKVITEFFGKEPNTSVDPDLAVVIGVAIQAGIVGGSWPLQVSAVEIPNRHLRKTNFN; translated from the exons ATGGCCGGGGAAATGACGGTCCTTG GTTCTGCTATTTTGACTCTTTTGTTAGCTGGATACCTAGCCCAACAGTATTTGCCCATGCCCACACCAAAAGTAATTGGCGTTGATCTTGGTACCACGTACTGTTCTGTTGGTGTGTTCCTTCCTGGCACAGGACAAGTGAAAGTGATTCCTGATGAAAATGGGCACAACAGCATCCCAAGCATAGTGTCTTTCACAGAGAAAGATGTGTATGTAGGATATGATGGACTAGAGCTGGCCGATTCAAACCCACAGAACACTGTGTATGATGCCAAAAGGTTTATAGGGAAGATTTTCACTCCTGAAGAACTGACATGGGAAAGCAGGAGATACCCATTTAAG ATTCTTAATAATAAAGGAGCTGCAGAATTTTCCATTGCAACAAATGAGACATATAACATAACACCAGAATATATTGGTTCTCAGCTGCTGCTTAAGTTGAAGAGGATGTCAGAGGACTACCTTGGCATGCCTGTTTCCAAGGCAGTAATTTCAGTACCAGCAGAATTTGATGAAAGACAAAGAAATTATACAATAAAGGCAGCTAGCCTTGCAG GACTGGAAATCCTGCGAGTAATTAATGAACCCACAGCTGCAGCTATGGCATATGGTCTCCACAAGGTTGATGTATCTAATGTTTTGGTTGTGGATCTGGGTGGAGGAACATTGGATGTTTCTCTGTTGAACAAGCAAGGAGGGATGTTTCTGACGCGAGCCATGGCAG GTAATAACATGCTTGGAGGACAGGATTTCAACCAACGGCTGCTACTCTATTTGTATAATGAAATCCATCAGATGTATGGCTCAGTGCCCACCAAAAAGGAAGAAATACATAGACTTAGGCAAGCTGTAGAAGCTGTCAAACTGAACTTGACAATTCACAATTTTTCTACTATCAGAGTTCCTCTCACCATGCAAAAGAAGAACCACCATGAACATTTGCAGGAAGAGAAACAAGCATATAGCAAACAAGATGAAGATTTCTCCGAAGATGACCATTCAGTGAAAGATAATATGAGGGAAAGAGAAACACTGAGCAGCACTTCAAAACAAATTCTCTTTGAAACACAAGTTTCACGGAAACTGTTTGAGACTTTAAATGAGGACCTTTTTGAGAAGATCCTTGTGCCTATTGAGCAGGTATTGAAAGAAGGACATCTAGACAAGTCAGAAGTAGATGAGATTGTATTAGTTGGAGGGTCTACCCGTATTCCAAGGATACGAAAAGTTATTACAGAATTCTTTGGGAAGGAACCCAACACCTCTGTTGACCCGGACTTAGCAGTGGTAATAGGAGTGGCTATCCAGGCAGGAATTGTTGGGGGATCCTGGCCTCTCCAAGTTAGTGCTGTAGAAATTCCAAACAGACATTTACGAAAGACAAATTTCAATTGA